The following proteins are co-located in the Candidatus Nitrotoga sp. AM1P genome:
- a CDS encoding efflux transporter outer membrane subunit, with product MRNPKITQSINMKHCTNNYLTKARTSLVLLFSGLLLAACAAGPNYQRPEMDLPEHWVSQPSAISPATDKPVNAAGERWWSLYADPVLDKIEDEALTHNVDAQVATARILEARAQLGITESDQYPKLNANGAQSRTKRSINPGFFIPPVRILEFSRVTLDASYELDLWGKFRRLSEASRADLFATQSNINAVRLSLTAQVAQQYFALLSADAQESAIRRVLAGRQERLVLDKKRHEVGVISEYELHQSEADADTAQSQLISITKARDQQEASLALLLGRSPRNVMNGKLERGKPMLTNVWVPDGLPAELLLRRPDLQEAEQKLIAMNARIGAARAQFFPTISLTSYLGSESISLSNLFSGPAGIFQFAAGIGQPIFNAGRIKFGVKLAESRRDQALAQYKQAVASAFADVRNALFAQESARQTLTVESSRSRALSKAHKQAELRYKVGISSRLEFLDVERNYLQAELNRIDAERAQRTAVADLFKALAGGWQQPAVKPALPS from the coding sequence ATGCGTAACCCAAAAATTACGCAATCTATTAATATGAAACATTGCACAAATAACTATCTCACGAAAGCCAGAACATCGCTCGTGCTTCTGTTTAGTGGTTTGCTACTAGCTGCATGCGCCGCTGGGCCAAACTACCAACGTCCGGAAATGGATTTGCCTGAACATTGGGTAAGCCAGCCAAGCGCTATCAGCCCTGCTACAGACAAACCAGTAAATGCTGCGGGGGAACGCTGGTGGAGCTTATATGCCGATCCAGTCCTCGATAAGATCGAAGATGAAGCACTTACTCATAATGTGGATGCCCAAGTTGCCACTGCACGAATATTAGAAGCGCGTGCCCAACTTGGAATAACCGAATCAGATCAGTATCCAAAACTCAACGCCAATGGAGCTCAATCACGCACCAAAAGAAGTATCAACCCCGGGTTTTTTATACCTCCAGTACGTATCTTGGAATTCTCGCGCGTTACCCTGGATGCCAGCTACGAGCTGGATTTATGGGGAAAATTCCGCCGCCTCAGCGAAGCTTCACGTGCAGATCTATTTGCGACCCAATCTAACATCAATGCTGTACGCTTATCACTAACGGCACAGGTGGCGCAGCAATATTTTGCTTTGCTGTCGGCTGATGCCCAAGAGTCTGCTATACGCCGAGTATTAGCCGGACGTCAGGAAAGGCTCGTCTTAGATAAAAAACGTCACGAGGTAGGAGTTATTTCAGAATATGAGCTTCACCAATCTGAGGCCGATGCTGACACTGCACAATCACAACTTATCTCCATTACTAAAGCTCGTGACCAACAAGAAGCAAGTCTCGCGCTGTTACTGGGCCGCTCACCGCGCAACGTGATGAATGGCAAATTAGAGCGTGGCAAACCCATGCTTACTAATGTTTGGGTACCAGATGGGTTACCGGCTGAATTATTACTGCGCAGACCAGATCTACAAGAAGCAGAACAAAAATTAATAGCAATGAATGCACGTATCGGTGCAGCGCGCGCGCAATTCTTCCCTACAATTAGTTTAACCTCCTATCTTGGTAGTGAAAGTATCTCACTCTCTAATCTATTTTCGGGACCGGCGGGTATTTTTCAGTTCGCCGCTGGTATTGGTCAACCAATTTTTAATGCTGGTCGCATTAAGTTTGGCGTAAAGTTAGCAGAATCTCGCCGTGATCAGGCGTTAGCTCAATATAAGCAGGCAGTCGCCAGCGCTTTCGCCGATGTGCGCAATGCTTTGTTCGCACAAGAATCTGCGCGCCAGACCCTAACAGTCGAAAGCTCCCGCAGCAGGGCACTTTCGAAAGCGCATAAGCAAGCGGAATTGCGATATAAAGTAGGCATTTCCAGCCGCTTGGAATTTCTGGATGTTGAGCGAAATTACCTGCAAGCAGAACTGAACCGTATAGATGCAGAGCGTGCCCAACGTACAGCAGTTGCTGACTTGTTTAAGGCATTGGCTGGAGGGTGGCAGCAACCCGCCGTTAAGCCAGCTTTACCGTCTTGA
- a CDS encoding efflux RND transporter permease subunit: MLANFFIDRPIFAWVIALAILLGGGLALRSLPVTSYPAVAPPALAITLSYPGASAQIVEETSVALIEQELNGIEHLLYMDSSSELGRGTITLTFEAGSDLDIASVETQNRIKRAEARLPEDVRRLGVTVAKSARNYLMFVSLVSPDKSHDNVALGSYVAANLLESIRRVPGVGEGILFGTEYSMRIWLQPERLHAFSLTPGDVSRAVRAQNIQLAMGELGQLPAMAGQQLNAVIVTQGRLSSPEEFGNIIVRANPDGSTVRIKDVASVELGAQDYSVAARLDGQPSSAIAIRLAPGANALNTAKAVKAKMTELAKFFPKGINWVVPYDTSQFVEISIREVVKTLAEAMVLVFLVMYLFLGSLRATVIPTIVVPIALIGATVGLYVIGYSINTLTLFAMVLAIGIVVDDAIVVVENVERIMTEEGLPPREATRKAMGQIINAIIAITLVLIAVFIPMAFFSGSVGAIYRQFSVTLILTIAFSMLMALTLAPALCATLLKHTPENEKKPDKGFFGWFNRFFSRTTQRYKSGVGHVLKKTGFYLIIYAVILIAVGGLFSRLPTSFLPEEDQGYFISVIQLPPGSTSERTLEVLTQVEQFYLKQSEVEHVIGVAGFSFFGRGQNAAIAFVRLKGWDARPAPANSASSLVQRANMTLFRIKQAMIFSINVPPIPELAAVGGFDFRLQDRSGQGREKLLEARNMALGLAGQNPALVGVRPEGQEAGPQLRLDIDRLKARALGIDLADLNETLQSALGVAYINDFVRAGRILRVQMQAESSVGTSPEEILRLPVRNAQGAMVPLSEFASPRWDVGSPKLDRYNGLPSMKISGGPAPGRSSGDAIAAMEQVASQLPPGFGFEWSGTSYEERLSGSQAILLFGLSLVAVFLCLAALYESWSIPVAVLLVVPIGILGALLAVTLRGMPNDVYFKVGLIVIIGLSSKNAILIIEFARDLQERGYSLFDATLEACRLRFRPILMTSIAFILGVLPLAISTGAGANGRQAIGTSVMGGMVAATVLAVFLVPVFFVVIRRIFPGHPRRHQEDDHA, translated from the coding sequence GTGTTAGCTAATTTCTTTATAGACCGTCCCATCTTTGCCTGGGTCATCGCCTTAGCAATCCTGCTTGGCGGAGGACTTGCGCTACGCAGCTTGCCGGTTACCTCTTATCCGGCTGTAGCTCCTCCGGCTCTGGCTATTACGCTTAGCTATCCTGGTGCCTCCGCCCAAATAGTTGAAGAAACCTCCGTTGCCTTGATTGAGCAGGAATTGAACGGCATCGAACACTTGCTCTACATGGATTCGTCCTCTGAGCTTGGCCGCGGTACCATCACACTAACCTTTGAAGCTGGCTCTGATCTGGACATTGCCTCGGTCGAAACCCAAAACCGCATCAAGCGTGCCGAAGCGCGTTTGCCAGAGGATGTGCGCCGCTTGGGGGTAACTGTAGCGAAATCAGCACGAAATTACTTGATGTTCGTCTCACTTGTTTCGCCAGATAAAAGCCACGATAACGTTGCGCTTGGCAGTTATGTGGCGGCTAACCTACTGGAGAGTATCCGCCGTGTGCCCGGGGTCGGTGAAGGAATACTCTTTGGCACCGAATATTCAATGCGAATATGGCTTCAGCCAGAACGGCTTCATGCATTCAGCTTGACCCCAGGCGATGTTTCACGCGCGGTACGAGCGCAGAACATACAGCTTGCCATGGGCGAGCTCGGACAACTACCAGCAATGGCTGGCCAACAATTGAACGCGGTCATCGTTACCCAAGGCAGATTGTCATCCCCTGAGGAATTCGGCAACATCATTGTGCGCGCCAACCCGGATGGCTCCACAGTGCGCATTAAAGACGTAGCATCGGTGGAATTAGGGGCACAAGATTATTCCGTGGCCGCTCGTCTTGATGGTCAACCGTCTTCAGCCATAGCCATTCGCTTAGCACCAGGCGCCAATGCCCTGAATACAGCTAAAGCTGTCAAAGCCAAGATGACGGAGCTAGCCAAATTTTTTCCAAAAGGAATCAATTGGGTGGTGCCTTATGACACCTCTCAATTTGTTGAAATATCCATCCGGGAAGTTGTGAAGACTTTAGCAGAAGCGATGGTCCTCGTTTTTTTGGTTATGTATCTATTTCTGGGCAGTCTTCGTGCCACTGTCATTCCCACTATCGTTGTACCGATTGCTCTCATCGGAGCCACCGTGGGCTTATACGTTATAGGCTACTCAATTAACACTTTGACACTATTTGCCATGGTGTTGGCCATCGGCATTGTGGTGGATGACGCCATTGTGGTAGTGGAAAATGTCGAACGCATCATGACCGAAGAAGGACTACCGCCACGCGAAGCCACACGCAAGGCGATGGGGCAGATTATAAATGCCATTATTGCCATCACTCTGGTGCTAATTGCAGTATTCATTCCGATGGCTTTCTTTAGTGGTTCTGTCGGCGCCATCTATCGTCAATTCTCGGTAACGCTGATACTGACTATAGCCTTTTCAATGTTGATGGCGTTAACGTTAGCGCCAGCGCTGTGTGCCACATTGCTGAAACACACACCGGAAAATGAAAAAAAACCTGACAAGGGTTTCTTTGGCTGGTTTAATCGTTTCTTCAGCAGAACGACCCAACGTTACAAATCTGGCGTGGGACACGTTTTGAAAAAGACCGGGTTCTATCTGATTATCTATGCCGTCATTCTGATTGCGGTGGGGGGACTATTTTCACGTTTGCCAACCAGCTTCCTGCCTGAGGAAGATCAAGGTTATTTTATTAGCGTGATCCAGTTGCCACCAGGTTCTACTAGTGAACGTACGCTCGAGGTTCTTACTCAAGTAGAGCAGTTTTATCTTAAACAGTCTGAGGTTGAACACGTTATAGGCGTGGCTGGTTTTTCATTCTTTGGTCGTGGCCAGAATGCTGCTATTGCTTTCGTTCGGCTTAAGGGCTGGGATGCACGTCCTGCGCCAGCAAACTCTGCTTCTTCTCTAGTCCAACGCGCCAACATGACGTTGTTTCGCATCAAACAAGCCATGATTTTTTCCATTAACGTACCACCCATTCCGGAGTTAGCCGCTGTGGGCGGATTCGATTTTCGCTTGCAGGACCGCTCGGGTCAGGGACGTGAAAAACTACTAGAAGCGCGTAATATGGCATTAGGCCTAGCCGGTCAAAATCCAGCATTAGTAGGCGTACGGCCAGAAGGACAAGAAGCAGGGCCACAATTGCGGCTGGATATTGACCGATTAAAAGCGCGTGCCCTAGGCATTGATTTAGCTGATTTGAATGAAACCCTGCAATCGGCACTAGGCGTTGCCTATATCAACGACTTCGTGCGTGCAGGCCGTATTTTGCGGGTCCAAATGCAAGCAGAGTCCAGCGTAGGCACATCACCTGAGGAAATATTGCGCTTGCCTGTACGAAATGCTCAGGGCGCAATGGTACCCCTGTCCGAATTTGCTTCTCCGCGCTGGGATGTTGGGTCGCCGAAGCTGGATCGTTACAACGGCCTGCCATCAATGAAAATTTCCGGGGGACCCGCTCCCGGTCGGAGCAGTGGCGATGCAATAGCAGCGATGGAGCAAGTGGCTAGCCAATTACCACCAGGTTTTGGTTTTGAATGGTCTGGAACCTCTTATGAGGAACGCTTGTCTGGCAGCCAGGCAATATTACTCTTTGGCCTTTCATTAGTTGCCGTATTTTTGTGCTTGGCAGCGCTTTATGAGAGCTGGTCAATTCCAGTGGCAGTGCTACTGGTAGTGCCCATCGGCATCCTTGGCGCATTACTAGCCGTGACGTTGCGAGGCATGCCAAACGATGTTTATTTCAAGGTAGGACTAATTGTTATCATCGGTCTTTCGTCTAAAAATGCGATCTTGATTATTGAATTTGCGCGAGATCTGCAGGAGCGTGGCTACAGTCTGTTTGATGCTACGCTGGAAGCTTGCCGATTAAGATTCCGTCCCATATTAATGACATCGATCGCCTTTATTTTAGGCGTACTGCCCTTGGCTATTTCCACAGGCGCAGGAGCTAATGGTCGCCAAGCCATTGGCACTAGTGTGATGGGAGGAATGGTAGCAGCAACGGTTCTGGCGGTATTTTTAGTGCCGGTATTTTTTGTTGTCATTCGTCGCATCTTCCCCGGTCATCCACGCCGGCATCAGGAAGACGATCATGCGTAA
- a CDS encoding efflux RND transporter periplasmic adaptor subunit gives MKQDAFLSVCKAACAAIFFPILLSGCGSGDSQSKTAAAATPPPPEVDVITVTRSSVVLTQDLPGRLQAYRTAQVRARVEGVVEKRKFTEGSNVKEGNSLYQIFSRNYQTTHDASKTDVAVARQTLARYKYLLDAKAVSRQEYELAEAKLKQVEAAFSKAREDLDNTRVPAPISGRIGRSQITEGALVGRNEATLLATIEQVHPLYVNFTQSGADTLRLQQAIKAGKLTRTESAGVELVLEDGSVYPQSGKFLFSDLAVDPSTNSVSLRAEFPNPKQELLPGMFVRIRFPEANIDNALKIPQRALLADAQGQFVMIVDPQSKVAVQRVKTGSMASGDFIITEGLKGGEQVIVNGLQKVRPGSIVKPIPLNQAANANTPVAIAHAKK, from the coding sequence ATGAAACAAGACGCTTTCTTGTCAGTTTGCAAGGCAGCTTGTGCGGCCATATTTTTTCCCATACTGCTTTCAGGTTGCGGTTCTGGTGACAGTCAATCAAAAACTGCAGCGGCTGCAACCCCTCCGCCTCCCGAAGTCGATGTAATCACTGTTACTCGAAGCTCAGTAGTTCTCACTCAAGATTTGCCCGGTCGCCTGCAAGCATATCGTACAGCCCAAGTACGAGCGAGAGTGGAAGGAGTGGTTGAAAAACGAAAATTTACCGAAGGCAGCAATGTTAAAGAGGGAAATTCGCTGTATCAGATTTTTTCACGCAACTATCAGACAACCCATGATGCGTCCAAAACAGATGTGGCGGTTGCCCGTCAGACATTGGCACGTTATAAATATCTTCTAGACGCAAAGGCAGTGAGCCGGCAAGAATATGAATTGGCAGAAGCCAAGCTCAAACAGGTCGAAGCAGCCTTTTCCAAGGCACGGGAAGATTTGGACAACACCCGTGTACCCGCTCCTATTTCGGGTCGCATAGGGCGTTCCCAAATTACCGAAGGGGCACTTGTAGGCCGTAACGAAGCCACGCTACTTGCAACTATCGAGCAAGTCCATCCTCTTTATGTAAACTTCACGCAATCAGGTGCGGATACTCTCCGCCTCCAGCAGGCAATTAAAGCTGGCAAGTTGACGCGAACCGAGTCAGCTGGAGTGGAGCTGGTTCTTGAAGATGGAAGTGTCTACCCCCAATCGGGCAAATTTCTGTTCTCAGATTTGGCCGTTGATCCCAGTACAAATAGCGTTTCACTCCGGGCAGAATTCCCAAATCCTAAACAAGAACTACTACCCGGAATGTTTGTTCGTATTCGCTTCCCAGAGGCGAATATCGACAACGCCCTCAAAATACCTCAACGTGCACTGCTAGCGGATGCACAGGGACAATTTGTGATGATTGTAGATCCCCAGAGTAAGGTGGCAGTTCAGCGGGTTAAAACGGGCAGTATGGCGAGTGGAGATTTCATCATCACCGAGGGGTTAAAAGGCGGTGAACAGGTCATTGTCAACGGCTTGCAAAAAGTGCGGCCGGGCAGCATTGTGAAGCCCATCCCCTTAAATCAAGCTGCAAATGCAAATACCCCAGTGGCAATAGCCCACGCGAAAAAATAG
- a CDS encoding CerR family C-terminal domain-containing protein yields the protein MITETKISLSEQTRERLLAAARVVFSENGFQNATVREICRHAEVNIAAVNYYFSSKEALFAATLNFEPLLALCKKINQDSICAQVRLLNFIHDFLMQLLDKKEFSVQCQFMARELAEPTPVLGKIVQEAIVPIHQFVASLVREIVGNKISEAELRRCVFSIFGQCVYYRHGQSVIQRLHPNLSYDHKEIEAIAKHIGEFSLAGLKQIAQNKCP from the coding sequence ATGATTACTGAAACAAAAATTAGCTTGAGTGAACAGACACGCGAACGCTTGCTTGCGGCCGCCCGTGTGGTTTTCTCGGAAAATGGTTTTCAAAATGCTACCGTACGTGAAATTTGCCGTCATGCAGAAGTAAATATTGCAGCGGTGAATTATTATTTTAGCAGTAAAGAAGCTTTGTTCGCTGCCACCTTGAATTTTGAGCCGTTGCTAGCATTGTGCAAAAAAATCAATCAAGACTCCATCTGCGCCCAAGTGCGTTTACTTAATTTCATCCACGATTTTTTGATGCAACTGCTGGATAAAAAAGAATTCTCAGTGCAATGCCAGTTCATGGCACGCGAACTGGCGGAGCCAACTCCAGTACTAGGGAAGATCGTGCAGGAAGCCATCGTACCGATACATCAGTTTGTCGCTAGCCTAGTGCGCGAAATCGTGGGTAACAAGATCAGTGAAGCAGAATTGCGCCGCTGTGTGTTCAGTATTTTCGGCCAGTGCGTGTACTACCGTCACGGACAATCAGTAATTCAGCGATTGCATCCAAATTTGAGCTATGACCACAAAGAAATCGAAGCGATTGCAAAACATATCGGAGAATTTTCTCTTGCTGGTTTGAAGCAGATTGCTCAAAACAAATGTCCGTGA
- the fabG gene encoding 3-oxoacyl-ACP reductase FabG translates to MSLQGQIALITGASRGIGQGIVLELGRQGATVIGTATTQDGALAISEYLAAAGLKGCGMALDVNDVVQIDQVISDTRKQYGEISILVNNAGITRDNLLARMTDEEWDDIMSTNLKSVFRMSRAVLRAMMKARHGRIINISSVIGSMGNAGQANYAASKAGIIGFSKSLACEIGSRNITVNCIAPGFIATDMTEALSQPQRDKLVEHVPLKRLGQVADIAATVAFLAGPGAAYITGATLHVNGGIYME, encoded by the coding sequence ATGAGTTTGCAAGGACAGATCGCATTAATAACCGGCGCCAGTCGTGGTATCGGGCAAGGAATTGTATTGGAACTAGGCAGGCAGGGTGCAACCGTGATCGGCACTGCAACTACCCAAGATGGAGCACTGGCAATTAGTGAATATTTGGCAGCAGCTGGTCTCAAAGGCTGTGGCATGGCGCTGGACGTCAATGATGTCGTACAAATTGATCAGGTTATCAGCGATACTCGAAAGCAATATGGTGAAATTTCTATTTTGGTAAATAACGCGGGTATTACTCGCGACAATTTACTAGCGCGTATGACCGATGAAGAGTGGGATGACATCATGTCCACCAACCTGAAATCTGTATTCAGAATGAGTCGCGCCGTACTGCGAGCCATGATGAAGGCACGCCATGGCCGCATTATCAATATCTCCTCGGTGATAGGCAGTATGGGCAACGCGGGACAAGCTAATTACGCGGCCTCCAAGGCTGGCATCATCGGTTTCAGCAAATCGCTAGCTTGCGAAATTGGGAGTCGAAACATCACTGTTAATTGCATCGCACCCGGTTTTATCGCTACGGATATGACTGAAGCATTATCACAGCCACAACGCGACAAATTGGTTGAACATGTGCCGTTAAAACGCTTGGGGCAAGTGGCTGACATTGCTGCCACCGTAGCATTCCTTGCCGGTCCGGGAGCGGCCTACATAACCGGCGCGACCTTACATGTAAATGGTGGAATATACATGGAGTGA
- the fabD gene encoding ACP S-malonyltransferase, with translation MTKFAFVFPGQGSQSRGMMNNYADFPVVRDTFAEASDILHQDLWKLVAEGSDAELNATINTQPLMLTAGVAVYRAWQSLNAPTPALLAGHSLGEYTALVVGGALQFADALPLVRYRAECMQEAVPDGVGGIAAILGLDDESVLKVCIEAAQNEVLEAVNFNTPGQVVIAGHRAAVERGMELAKVKGAKRALMLPMSVPSHCSLLRGAAELLRVRLNDVMMKVPSIPVLHNADVKSYMDVPSIKDALVRQLYSPVRWVEIVQCFSQKFITHNVECAPGKVLMGLNKRIDTNQQALALNDSIALKSAWAALS, from the coding sequence ATAACTAAATTCGCTTTCGTTTTTCCAGGGCAAGGCTCGCAATCACGCGGCATGATGAACAATTATGCCGACTTCCCCGTAGTGCGTGATACCTTTGCCGAAGCTTCCGATATATTGCACCAAGACTTGTGGAAATTGGTTGCGGAAGGCAGTGATGCGGAACTCAACGCTACTATAAATACGCAGCCGCTCATGCTGACTGCCGGAGTGGCGGTATATCGCGCCTGGCAAAGCTTGAATGCTCCGACACCGGCATTACTGGCTGGTCACAGCCTCGGCGAATACACCGCGCTGGTAGTAGGTGGAGCGCTTCAATTTGCTGATGCTTTGCCACTGGTGCGTTATCGAGCTGAATGTATGCAAGAAGCCGTGCCGGATGGCGTAGGGGGCATCGCTGCAATTCTTGGGTTGGATGACGAAAGCGTGCTCAAAGTGTGCATTGAAGCCGCTCAAAACGAAGTATTGGAAGCCGTCAATTTCAATACACCCGGACAGGTAGTAATTGCCGGCCACCGTGCAGCGGTAGAACGTGGTATGGAGTTGGCCAAGGTCAAAGGTGCGAAACGCGCGCTGATGCTACCAATGAGCGTACCATCACATTGCAGTCTATTGCGTGGTGCGGCGGAATTATTACGCGTGAGATTAAATGACGTGATGATGAAAGTCCCCTCCATTCCGGTGCTGCACAATGCCGATGTAAAAAGCTATATGGATGTACCCTCTATTAAAGATGCTCTCGTACGTCAGTTATATTCGCCGGTACGTTGGGTAGAAATCGTGCAATGCTTCAGTCAAAAATTTATTACACATAACGTGGAATGTGCACCAGGCAAAGTGCTGATGGGTCTGAACAAACGCATTGATACCAACCAACAGGCATTGGCACTGAACGATAGCATAGCCTTGAAATCCGCATGGGCAGCATTGTCATAA
- a CDS encoding beta-ketoacyl-ACP synthase III, translating to MPTKNKGGFLIYSKIIGTGSYLPTKVLTNFDLEKLVDTSHDWIVTRSGIVERHFAAENEQASDMAVHASQRALEAAGIGVDEIDLVIVATTTPDNILPSTACILQDKLGIKNGAAFDVQAVCSGFIYALNTADLFIRGGQARNALVVGTEALSRLLNWEDRTTCVLFGDGAGAVVLQRSDVPGILSAKLHADGSHRNILSADGGIRDGAIFGDPYIKMDGQAVFKFAVKVLSEVVEEVLAENKMKCTDIDWLVPHQANIRIMEATAKKLGLSMDKVVVTVAHHGNTSAASIPLALDTAVRDGRIQSGQHVLLEAVGGGFTWGAVLLRW from the coding sequence ATGCCAACAAAAAACAAGGGAGGTTTCCTGATATATTCAAAAATAATCGGTACCGGCAGCTACCTACCAACCAAGGTGTTAACTAACTTCGATCTTGAAAAACTGGTCGATACTTCGCATGACTGGATTGTCACCCGCAGCGGCATTGTCGAACGGCATTTTGCTGCTGAAAATGAGCAAGCTAGTGATATGGCAGTGCATGCCAGTCAACGCGCACTAGAGGCGGCTGGAATCGGCGTAGATGAAATTGATTTGGTCATTGTCGCTACGACTACACCGGATAACATCCTACCCAGTACTGCGTGTATCCTGCAAGACAAGCTGGGCATTAAAAATGGCGCGGCCTTCGACGTACAGGCTGTATGCAGCGGCTTTATTTACGCGTTAAATACCGCTGATCTATTTATTCGAGGCGGGCAGGCACGCAATGCCTTAGTAGTAGGCACCGAAGCATTATCACGCTTGCTTAACTGGGAAGATCGTACTACCTGTGTATTGTTTGGTGATGGGGCAGGCGCGGTAGTATTGCAGCGTAGCGATGTGCCGGGCATCCTATCCGCCAAGTTGCACGCCGACGGTAGCCACCGTAACATATTAAGCGCTGACGGCGGCATACGTGATGGCGCAATCTTCGGCGACCCTTACATTAAAATGGACGGCCAGGCGGTATTTAAGTTCGCTGTCAAAGTACTAAGTGAAGTAGTGGAAGAGGTCTTGGCCGAGAACAAAATGAAGTGTACCGACATCGATTGGCTCGTTCCTCACCAAGCCAATATTCGCATAATGGAAGCCACAGCCAAGAAGCTTGGACTGAGCATGGACAAAGTTGTGGTGACCGTTGCCCATCACGGCAATACGTCGGCGGCATCCATTCCACTAGCGCTCGACACCGCAGTGCGCGATGGACGCATTCAGTCCGGTCAGCATGTGCTACTGGAGGCAGTCGGCGGTGGTTTCACCTGGGGTGCAGTTTTACTGCGCTGGTAA
- the plsX gene encoding phosphate acyltransferase PlsX has protein sequence MDVTIAIDAMGGDHGTRVTIPAAVRYLKQHPTDTIVLVGLPDAIEAELRITKMSIEPRLRIQAASEVVGMDESPQLVLRSKKDSSMRVAINLVKNGEASACVSAGNTGALMATARYVLKMLPGIDRPAIASFLPTYKGQVCMLDLGANVDCNAENLLQFALMGTALVYAIEHKNNPTVGLLNIGSEDIKGNEIVKQASELLRQSDLNFYGNIEGNDIFKGVTDVVVCDGFVGNVALKTTEGLAQMLGGFLREEFNRNIFTKLAGLLATPVLKAFKRRVDPRRYNGASLLGLKGIVLKSHGSADAFAFFCAIERAAEEARGGMLHHISEHIEKWHDACQQKTREVS, from the coding sequence GTGGATGTCACAATAGCCATTGATGCCATGGGTGGCGACCACGGAACGCGCGTCACCATTCCCGCTGCGGTGAGATATCTGAAACAACATCCAACCGATACTATCGTATTGGTTGGCTTGCCCGACGCCATCGAAGCTGAGTTGCGCATCACCAAAATGTCTATTGAGCCACGACTGCGTATCCAGGCAGCCAGCGAAGTGGTCGGCATGGATGAATCCCCCCAATTGGTGCTACGTAGTAAAAAAGATTCTTCCATGCGTGTGGCCATTAATCTTGTCAAAAATGGCGAGGCGTCTGCTTGCGTAAGTGCCGGAAATACTGGTGCATTGATGGCAACAGCGCGTTATGTGCTAAAAATGTTGCCTGGCATAGACCGCCCCGCGATTGCTTCATTTCTGCCCACTTATAAGGGGCAAGTCTGTATGCTAGACCTTGGCGCGAATGTGGATTGTAACGCTGAGAATTTATTACAGTTCGCCCTGATGGGTACCGCTCTGGTTTATGCTATTGAACATAAAAATAATCCTACGGTAGGTCTGCTCAATATTGGCAGTGAAGATATTAAGGGCAATGAAATCGTCAAGCAAGCAAGCGAGCTGTTGCGGCAAAGCGATTTAAATTTTTACGGCAATATCGAAGGCAACGATATTTTCAAGGGAGTAACTGACGTAGTAGTTTGTGACGGCTTTGTCGGTAATGTTGCACTAAAAACAACAGAGGGACTGGCGCAAATGTTGGGTGGTTTCCTGCGTGAAGAGTTTAACCGTAATATATTTACCAAATTGGCCGGGCTACTTGCCACTCCGGTACTTAAGGCATTCAAACGCCGTGTTGATCCTCGCCGTTACAACGGTGCCAGCCTATTGGGACTGAAAGGTATCGTGCTGAAAAGTCATGGCTCTGCCGATGCGTTCGCCTTCTTTTGCGCCATTGAACGTGCCGCCGAAGAAGCGCGCGGCGGCATGTTGCATCATATTAGCGAGCACATAGAGAAATGGCATGATGCATGCCAACAAAAAACAAGGGAGGTTTCCTGA
- the rpmF gene encoding 50S ribosomal protein L32: MAVQQNKKSPSKRGMHRSHDFLVSPALAVEPSTGEQHLRHHISPTGYYRGKRVIKIKGD; this comes from the coding sequence ATGGCTGTCCAACAGAATAAAAAATCCCCATCCAAGCGTGGTATGCACCGCTCGCACGATTTTCTGGTTAGCCCGGCGCTAGCGGTTGAACCCTCTACTGGTGAACAACATCTGCGTCACCACATCAGTCCAACTGGCTATTATCGCGGCAAAAGAGTTATCAAAATAAAAGGCGACTAA